From the Candidatus Palauibacter australiensis genome, the window CGGGGTTGTCGAGCAGGGCGTCGAAGAGCGTGGGCGGATCGTACAGGACGCCGCCCTTGCCCACGCGGGAGACCGTCTGCGTGAGCGAAATGTCCAGGCGCGGATCGCTCTCGAGAATGAGAAAATCCCCCAGCTTGCCCGGCTCCAGCGTACCCCTCGAATCCTCGAGTCCCAGGTGCCGGGCCGCCTCGCGCGTGGCGGCGTAGAGCGCGTCCTCCGCCGTCAACCCGGCCGCGACGAGCGCGTCCATCTCCTCGTGCAGCGCCAGCCCCGGCGCGAGCGCGCCGTTCGTCGCCGTGGAGACGGATCCTCCGGCGGCGTGGAACTCCCGCACGAACTCGCGGAGCACCTCCAGCGCCGCACCCAACCGTTCGGCCTCGGCGGGCGTGCGGTCGGGAAGGAGCCGGTCCTGGATACGCTCCGTGACCATCGCGAACTCGACCAGGCGGTTCATCCCGTGAGGAAGCCGGTAGGGCGCGGCCCAGCGTTCCTGCTCCAGCAGGCGCGGCGCGAACGCGGCGCCCCGAGCCCCCATCGCGCGGGCGGAGTCCATCAATGCTTCGCGGTCGGCCAGCGTCGCCCGCGACCGCGCGAAGAGCTGGAGATCTCGCGGCTCGCGGCCGGGCGGCCCGCTTGCGTCGAGCGGGATCGTGGCGGCGAGCGCCAGGCCGAAGAGGCCGAGCGGGTACGGCGGCTCCTCGACGGGCCTCGCCGGCCGCGGCGCGGGAATGCGCGCGTCATCGCTGCCCGTCGGCGGCAGCGGCTCCCCCTCGGGCCCCTCCGGAATCTCCGGGACGGCCGCCGTCGTGACACCGAGCAGAAAGGCCAGGTAGGCGGCCTGCTCGTTGCTCGGTACCTCCGCGGCCTCCTTCACATCGATCAGCCCCGGCACGACCCAGAAGCCATCGGCGTCGAGCACCTCCACGCCCCCCGGCTCGGCGCAGTCGCCCGGCGAGCCCACGCAAGTCACCAGGCCGTCGACCACGACGAGGCGCCCGGTCGGCCACACGGCCCCCGTGCCGTCGATGATGTTCCCGTTGTCGACCACGATCGACCCCGGCCCGCCGCACGCCGCGAGGCCGGCCAGAAGAGCGGGCATCGCTCCCGGGTGGCGCTTCATTCCCGTCATGACGTTCCCGTTCCGTTCAGGATCTCCATCACCTCGCCGTGGAGCGCCGGCGCGGCCGCCACCGTCGACGCGCCGCCGATCGGATCGTCCCCCTCCCAGGTCGTGATCACGCCGCCCGCGCCCCGGACCACCGGGACCAGCGCCGCAATATCCCACGGGTGCATGATCGGATCGAGCATGATGTCGGCTCGCCCCGTCGCGACCATGAGGTATCCGTAGCAGTCGCCCCAGCCGCGGTACAGCGCCGTTCTCGACCACAACGCCTCGAACCCCGCGAGGTTCCGGTGCCGGCCGACCGCCCCCGGATCCGTCGTCAGGAGCATCGCCTCCGCCAGCGAACGATCTTCGCGGACCCGAACCGTCTCCCCGTTGAAGGTCGTCCCCGACGGGGTGCCGATGGCGAGCTCGCGCGTGAGCGGCTGGTGGATCACGCC encodes:
- a CDS encoding amidohydrolase family protein translates to MTGMKRHPGAMPALLAGLAACGGPGSIVVDNGNIIDGTGAVWPTGRLVVVDGLVTCVGSPGDCAEPGGVEVLDADGFWVVPGLIDVKEAAEVPSNEQAAYLAFLLGVTTAAVPEIPEGPEGEPLPPTGSDDARIPAPRPARPVEEPPYPLGLFGLALAATIPLDASGPPGREPRDLQLFARSRATLADREALMDSARAMGARGAAFAPRLLEQERWAAPYRLPHGMNRLVEFAMVTERIQDRLLPDRTPAEAERLGAALEVLREFVREFHAAGGSVSTATNGALAPGLALHEEMDALVAAGLTAEDALYAATREAARHLGLEDSRGTLEPGKLGDFLILESDPRLDISLTQTVSRVGKGGVLYDPPTLFDALLDNPGNRVSDNPVRLLIGGAALLLTLLLFARGVRSHRRSLGPRVVP
- the hisN gene encoding histidinol-phosphatase — its product is MDPDSLREFAAELAEESGRAIAGMFRHPDLAVESKTDASPVTVADRYAETLLRDRILERFPDHGIVGEEFGAQNDDAEYVWVLDPIDGTISFVAGVPLFGTLIGLLRDGEPILGVIHQPLTRELAIGTPSGTTFNGETVRVREDRSLAEAMLLTTDPGAVGRHRNLAGFEALWSRTALYRGWGDCYGYLMVATGRADIMLDPIMHPWDIAALVPVVRGAGGVITTWEGDDPIGGASTVAAAPALHGEVMEILNGTGTS